Proteins from a single region of Pyrus communis chromosome 6, drPyrComm1.1, whole genome shotgun sequence:
- the LOC137735910 gene encoding L10-interacting MYB domain-containing protein-like, with protein MANKGASSSNPTATWNAHNISIFCDLCIKEVEAGHRPGTHFDKEGYANIRANFKAETGHDYERKQLKNKWDALKNEWKLWKELVGKETGLGWNSNKGTVDASEEWWNNKIQINKEYGKLRKKGIGPEMEEKLDRMFSNTVATGEHAWAPSSGVLPPETREESIGQIDLDDEEESETMQDLRQATRKGEKRATNQGELQKKVDKKGKKIGGAAKLSSQIDRLVEVYESRSSANSLMRPLNLGSSIVEVIASVAKLPGCEPPSELWLFATCLFCSAEKREMFATMKDPEVQLTWLKYMFNKEQ; from the exons ATGGCAAATAAGGGAGcatcttcgtcaaatcctaCTGCTACATGGAATGCCCACAATATATCTATATTTTGTGATCTATGCATCAAGGAGGTTGAGGCCGGACATCGTCCGGGCACTCACTTTGACAAAGAAGGATATGCAAATATTAGAGCTAACTTCAAGGCAGAGACAGGGCATGATTATGAAAGAAAGCAACTGAAAAATAAGTGGGATGCACTTAAAAATGAGTGGAAGTTGTGGAAAGAGCTAGTTGGTAAAGAAACTGGCCTAGGGTGGAATTCGAACAAGGGTACCGTTGATGCCtctgaggagtggtggaataatAAAATTCAG ATAAACAAAGAATATGGAAAATTGCGAAAAAAGGGCATTGGTCCTGAGATGGAGGAAAAGTTAGATAGGATGTTTTCGAACACAGTTGCTACCGGTGAACATGCCTGGGCACCTTCATCTGGAGTACTACCACCAGAGACAAGAGAGGAATCCATAGGACAAATTGATTTAGATGATGAGGAAGAAAGTGAGACTATGCAAGATCTAAGGCAAGCTACTAGGAAGGGAGAAAAAAGAGCGACTAACCAAGGAGAATTGCAAAAGAAGGTTgataagaaaggaaaaaaaattggaggtGCTGCAAAACTTTCTAGTCAAATTGACCGTCTTGTTGAAGTTTATGAAAGTAGGAGTTCTGCAAACTCATTGATGAGGCCGCTAAATTTAGGCAGTAGTATTGTGGAAGTGATAGCGTCTGTTGCAAAATTGCCTGGTTGTGAGCCACCTAGCGAGCTATGGTTGTTTGCTACATGTTTATTTTGTAGTGCAGAGAAGCGAGAGATGTTTGCCACTATGAAAGATCCTGAAGTGCAGCTAACTTGGTTGAAATATATGTTCAACAAAGAACAATAA
- the LOC137736045 gene encoding uncharacterized protein produces MGELGLPSSEIREVEGFSQPNAQNNEGVSQPYAQYEHGSELQPSSQVSHSPSTSKNNLPLVIPVLVLEDIHENAFIHVDLEEEVYMELPPGYEMQNNAVTGDDTEEMERLQEYLSSEFEMKDLGGLKYFLGIEVAHSRDGAPRKGLIFRKHGHMEVKWYTNVDGAGNITDRRSTSGYFTFVAGNLMTWRSKKQNVVARSTVEAEYHGMAHGICELLWLRIILTEIGFKPHGAMFLYCDNQAA; encoded by the exons ATGGGTGAGTTGGGCTTGCCTAGCTCGGAAATCAGGGAAGTAGAAGGCTTCTCACAGCCTAACGCACAAAACAATGAGGGCGTTTCACAACCCTATGCACAATATGAACACGGTAGCGAGCTGCAACCATCAAGCCAAGTTTCTCACAGCCCAAGCACTTCAAAAAATAACCTTCCTCTGGTTATACCTGTCCTTGTGCTCGAGGATATCCATGAG aatgcttttatACATGTAGACTTGGAGGAAGAAGTATACATGGAGCTCCCACCTGGGTATGAAATGCAGAATAATGCAG tcACAGGTGATGATACAGAAGAAATGGAAAGATTACAGGAGTATCTTTCTTCggagtttgagatgaaagatttaGGAGGTTTGAAGTACTTTTTGGGAATTGAAGTTGCTCATTCCCGTGACG GTGCACCTAGAAAAGGGTTGATCTTCAGGAAACATGGGCATATGGAGGTAAAATGGTACACTAATGTTGATGGGGCCGGGAACATTACTGATAGACGCTCTACGTCAGGGTACTTCACATTTGTTGCAGGAAACCTTATgacttggagaagcaagaaaCAGAATGTTGTGGCCAGGTCCACGGTAGAGGCTGAATACCATGGGATGGCACATGGGATTTGTGAGTTATTATGGTTGAGGATTATTCTTACAGAGATTGGGTTCAAGCCACATGGAGCGATGTTTTTATATTGTGATAATCAGGCTGCATGA